Proteins from a genomic interval of Sphingobacterium sp. SYP-B4668:
- a CDS encoding SusC/RagA family TonB-linked outer membrane protein, with translation MKRTLLITLVVMIGVICMSETIAQSNTQLEITGVVKDELNNPLDGVTVINTRSKNSMATNNMGQFNILAGRGDTVVVRFIGYEDYRTVINNTINLNITLKAINNSINEVVVVGYGQQKKISLVGAQSTVKVEDLKVPIANLSAALAGRIAGLVGVQRTGLPGSDGADLWIRGISTFNQSGNSAAPLVVVDGIQGRDIDSFDPEDISSFTILKDASATAVYGVAGANGVILITTKKGITGKPTLMFNYNQGITSFTKRPELTDGVTYMLLRNEARLASGLTKEYSNNYINNTILGTDPLLYPNVNWMDELFRNVSGNKRANFSARGGSDFANYYVSGAYYDEESLLRTDALQSYDASTRFKRYNFTSNVSMNWTTTTKFDLGVQGYVANTNYPGINPQNAFANVMQTNPVLYPVMYPGNLVPGVSSAGAQPNPYADVTQTGFQNIFSNQIMTNARLTQDLKFWVPGLTFSALYSFDIWNSHTINRTRRRSTYMINRLFPYDESGNPILNSISQGTDDLAFSKDNDSNRQFYTEASLNYSKTIADDHTISAMLLYNQREKTFAFANSVTSSLPFRSQGLAGRLTYSYADKYFVEGNFGYNGSENFAPDMKFGFFPSFGVGWVVSNERFFEPVKDAVDFLKLRYSNGTVGDGGALDINSGVRRFGYLTLVNTGAGGYTFGNGSNNVTYGGTAISDYGTNVRWAEAHKQNLGIEVKTLKSKLSLTVDLFKERRSGVFLQRGALPGYVGLNSSPWGNLGIIDNKGIDATVEMAPLALGQVYLDMRATFTYNKDKVIENDQPRQPFPYMERRGVNYLSRFGYVADGLFQSEEEINAHADQTALGAQRVGDIKYKDLNGDGIVNANDIMRIGNGDIPNTIYGFGFNLTYKQFYFGAFFQGISGADRQISGDGIIPFNNSTGAERSNLFAIAEDRWTEENPNPNAFYPRLAYGNAANKNNAVSSSWWVKDIDFLRLKTIDLGYNLKKGTFQSIGMKNARIYVQGVNLLYWSKFKLWDPELNTNNGTRYPNIRTVTMGVQANF, from the coding sequence ATGAAAAGAACGTTACTTATCACGCTCGTGGTGATGATTGGTGTCATCTGTATGTCTGAGACTATTGCCCAGAGCAATACGCAGTTAGAAATTACGGGTGTAGTCAAAGATGAGCTTAACAATCCCTTGGACGGGGTGACCGTCATTAATACACGATCAAAAAATTCGATGGCAACCAATAATATGGGACAATTCAATATCCTTGCCGGTAGAGGAGACACTGTCGTGGTTCGGTTTATTGGCTATGAGGACTATCGAACTGTCATCAATAATACGATAAATTTGAATATAACCTTGAAAGCCATCAACAATAGCATTAATGAAGTCGTTGTCGTGGGTTACGGTCAACAGAAAAAAATAAGCTTAGTGGGTGCACAGTCAACGGTCAAAGTCGAGGATCTAAAAGTCCCAATCGCCAATCTGAGCGCGGCACTTGCGGGGCGAATAGCTGGTTTGGTGGGCGTGCAACGTACAGGATTGCCTGGGTCAGATGGAGCAGATCTTTGGATAAGAGGTATTTCAACTTTCAATCAATCAGGAAATAGTGCCGCTCCACTGGTCGTGGTTGATGGAATTCAGGGACGGGATATCGATAGCTTCGATCCAGAGGATATCTCTTCCTTTACGATCTTGAAGGATGCGTCTGCAACGGCAGTGTACGGTGTGGCTGGAGCTAATGGCGTCATCTTGATCACGACAAAGAAGGGGATAACAGGTAAACCGACCTTGATGTTTAATTATAACCAAGGGATCACTTCATTCACGAAGAGACCTGAGTTGACAGATGGAGTGACCTATATGCTACTTCGTAATGAAGCCAGGTTGGCTTCCGGCTTGACGAAGGAATATTCCAATAATTACATCAACAATACCATACTAGGGACCGATCCGTTGTTGTATCCCAATGTTAACTGGATGGACGAACTATTCAGAAATGTGTCTGGGAATAAAAGAGCTAACTTTAGTGCGAGAGGTGGATCTGATTTCGCAAATTACTATGTGTCGGGAGCCTATTATGATGAAGAAAGCTTGCTTCGTACGGATGCCTTGCAGAGTTATGATGCATCTACTCGTTTCAAGCGTTACAACTTTACGTCTAATGTCTCGATGAATTGGACGACTACGACCAAGTTTGACTTAGGTGTACAGGGATATGTCGCCAATACCAACTATCCCGGAATCAATCCACAGAATGCTTTTGCAAATGTAATGCAGACTAACCCTGTTTTGTATCCGGTTATGTATCCTGGTAATCTAGTCCCCGGGGTGAGTTCCGCGGGTGCACAGCCTAATCCCTATGCTGATGTCACACAGACTGGTTTTCAGAATATTTTTTCGAATCAGATCATGACCAACGCCAGATTGACACAAGACCTTAAGTTTTGGGTACCTGGGCTTACGTTTTCGGCTTTGTATTCTTTTGATATTTGGAATTCACATACCATTAATCGGACACGCAGAAGAAGTACCTACATGATTAACCGTCTGTTCCCTTATGATGAAAGTGGAAACCCTATCTTGAATAGTATTTCTCAAGGCACGGATGACTTGGCCTTTTCAAAAGACAATGACTCGAATCGTCAATTCTATACGGAAGCTTCTCTTAACTATAGTAAAACAATTGCTGATGATCATACGATCAGCGCCATGTTGCTCTATAATCAGCGTGAAAAGACATTCGCCTTTGCCAATAGTGTCACCTCTTCGCTGCCATTTAGGAGTCAGGGACTTGCAGGACGTCTTACATACTCGTATGCAGATAAGTATTTTGTGGAGGGAAATTTCGGATATAATGGGTCTGAAAACTTTGCTCCAGATATGAAATTTGGCTTTTTCCCATCATTCGGTGTGGGATGGGTCGTGTCTAATGAACGATTCTTTGAACCGGTGAAAGATGCGGTTGATTTCTTGAAATTACGATACTCTAATGGTACCGTGGGTGATGGTGGCGCATTGGATATCAACAGTGGGGTTCGTAGGTTTGGATATCTAACCTTGGTCAATACTGGAGCTGGGGGGTATACGTTTGGTAACGGATCTAACAATGTGACCTATGGTGGTACAGCTATAAGTGACTATGGCACGAATGTCAGATGGGCCGAAGCGCATAAGCAAAATCTCGGGATTGAAGTGAAAACTTTAAAGTCTAAATTGTCGCTAACGGTTGATCTCTTTAAAGAAAGAAGATCAGGCGTATTCTTACAAAGAGGGGCGCTTCCGGGATATGTAGGCTTGAACAGCTCACCTTGGGGTAATTTAGGAATTATTGACAATAAAGGGATAGATGCGACAGTCGAGATGGCGCCGCTAGCGCTTGGACAAGTATACTTGGATATGCGTGCAACTTTTACATACAATAAAGACAAAGTGATCGAAAATGACCAACCTCGACAACCGTTTCCTTACATGGAAAGAAGAGGTGTCAACTACCTTTCTAGATTTGGGTATGTCGCTGATGGATTGTTTCAATCTGAGGAAGAAATCAATGCGCATGCCGATCAAACTGCTTTAGGAGCACAACGCGTGGGTGATATTAAATATAAGGATTTGAATGGAGATGGTATTGTGAATGCTAATGACATTATGCGTATCGGTAATGGGGATATACCCAATACTATATATGGATTTGGATTCAATTTGACGTATAAACAGTTTTATTTTGGGGCTTTCTTCCAAGGGATATCAGGAGCAGATCGTCAAATATCTGGCGATGGAATCATTCCTTTCAATAATAGTACCGGTGCCGAACGTAGTAATTTATTTGCAATAGCAGAAGATCGTTGGACAGAAGAGAATCCAAATCCAAACGCATTCTATCCTCGCTTGGCTTATGGAAATGCGGCCAATAAGAACAACGCAGTGTCATCCAGTTGGTGGGTAAAAGATATTGATTTTTTAAGGTTAAAGACAATAGATTTGGGATACAACTTAAAAAAGGGAACATTTCAAAGTATCGGGATGAAGAATGCGCGTATATATGTACAAGGGGTCAATCTGCTGTACTGGAGCAAATTTAAACTGTGGGATCCTGAATTGAATACCAACAACGGTACAAGATATCCGAATATTCGGACTGTGACCATGGGCGTACAGGCAAACTTTTAA
- a CDS encoding discoidin domain-containing protein, with amino-acid sequence MKKLTKFKQLCALLGLFICLTACEKTETRHYDLLEPEKEPEMDITAYGVLAVNRENSGGKTANEGSPKVVDNDYKTKFLINPYVDDLYLQLSFPGGIAVGSYILASANDAQGRDPKDWTFAGSNDGTTWTTIDTKQGYLFASRDQKVRFDVPNKEKYRYYRLSITAIRDGSGLFQLAEWRVNNVPE; translated from the coding sequence ATGAAAAAGCTAACTAAATTTAAACAGCTATGCGCCCTCTTGGGGCTCTTTATCTGTCTGACAGCATGCGAAAAAACCGAGACAAGGCACTATGACCTATTGGAACCTGAAAAGGAGCCCGAAATGGATATAACCGCCTATGGTGTTCTTGCTGTCAACCGCGAAAACTCGGGCGGGAAGACAGCCAATGAAGGTTCTCCGAAAGTAGTCGACAATGACTACAAGACCAAATTTCTGATCAATCCTTATGTGGATGATCTCTATCTCCAATTGTCCTTCCCAGGTGGTATTGCGGTAGGGTCCTATATCTTGGCATCGGCGAATGATGCACAGGGGCGTGATCCCAAGGACTGGACATTCGCTGGTTCTAATGATGGTACGACTTGGACGACGATAGATACCAAGCAAGGTTATTTATTTGCTTCTAGAGATCAAAAGGTACGCTTCGATGTACCCAACAAAGAGAAGTATAGGTATTATCGCTTGAGCATAACTGCTATACGTGATGGTAGTGGACTCTTTCAGCTTGCAGAGTGGCGAGTTAACAATGTGCCCGAATAA
- a CDS encoding response regulator transcription factor codes for MTGKILMIEDDVDLGIVTQQYLISSGFDTTLATTCRQAEELCSRQLFDLLIVDVQLPDDTGFELVSQLLESYPEQRFVFLTARNNKESKIQGLKLGGDDYITKPFDIEELSWRIHNIINRQQVRRSADLYIGDIRLVQDQMMLVFQNDHQVNLTEREFEVWKYFALNANRVLKREDILLAVWGENDYFLGRSLDVFVSRIRKLLSHSNNVQLETVFKVGFIFRAPNT; via the coding sequence ATGACGGGAAAGATACTCATGATTGAAGATGATGTAGACTTGGGAATTGTCACACAACAGTACTTGATTTCTTCGGGATTCGATACTACATTAGCGACAACTTGTCGCCAAGCGGAAGAGCTTTGCAGTAGACAACTTTTCGATTTGTTAATTGTTGATGTACAATTGCCAGATGATACAGGTTTTGAGCTCGTCAGCCAACTTTTGGAAAGCTACCCTGAGCAACGATTTGTCTTCTTGACAGCTAGGAATAATAAGGAAAGTAAAATCCAAGGACTCAAATTGGGAGGAGATGATTACATCACTAAACCTTTTGACATCGAAGAACTTTCTTGGCGTATACACAACATCATCAATCGCCAACAAGTGAGACGGTCCGCAGATTTGTATATTGGAGATATTAGATTGGTACAGGATCAGATGATGTTAGTCTTCCAAAATGACCATCAGGTGAATCTGACCGAGCGGGAATTTGAAGTTTGGAAATACTTTGCACTTAATGCCAATCGTGTCTTGAAGCGGGAGGATATCTTATTGGCTGTTTGGGGAGAAAATGATTATTTTTTAGGAAGAAGCTTGGATGTATTTGTCTCTCGGATACGCAAGCTATTGTCCCATTCCAACAATGTACAGTTGGAAACAGTTTTTAAAGTCGGGTTTATCTTTCGTGCTCCCAACACCTGA
- a CDS encoding sensor histidine kinase encodes MHLNTERLYKLIAIISFVVLMLLQYQLISSTYEIKSKDLFKTEKSKLKAAYEKAIINDKLYPGGQAIIDSILRPQMRDLEKLYHSDGKQFKSKGSEIYDRIVAQLRRESPMDSLFVHLLKKEGLEPKFKYSLVLWGLSVTFDGRTYIDLVPSKMSTEDIPVIISGETQFQKSDQLVSSLSISSHQKYSNRVEFALYADKEGRMLAIIKDILPLLLLSGCCLLAVVAIYFLTFNNWVKQKKMNEMTTDFLNNITHEFNTPLATIQVASKNVRRDIAITGKDTIHINLDIIDRQTGRLDKLINQAINVSKFSPYHVEKDVYNLHELLEEIATDLQIKYGTEAKMAYHRESDEGPVNFLTNRFMFTTLMNNLVENGVKYNSVQDKEISIWTTREEHIITLHVKDNGDGMDRETYTHMFTKFYRGRQEQPKNGVGLGLYYVQQSAAEHGWRIEVETTPKSGTEFILYIPIVHIC; translated from the coding sequence ATGCACCTGAATACCGAACGACTTTATAAACTGATCGCCATTATCAGTTTCGTGGTGTTGATGCTCCTACAGTATCAGCTGATTTCGAGTACTTATGAAATCAAGAGCAAGGATTTGTTTAAGACAGAAAAGAGCAAACTAAAAGCGGCTTATGAAAAGGCAATTATCAATGATAAGCTTTACCCTGGGGGGCAGGCAATAATCGATTCGATACTGCGGCCGCAAATGCGTGATTTGGAAAAACTTTACCATTCAGATGGCAAGCAGTTCAAAAGTAAAGGAAGTGAAATATACGACAGAATTGTTGCTCAACTTCGACGGGAGTCACCAATGGATAGCCTGTTTGTCCATTTGCTAAAGAAAGAAGGTTTGGAACCTAAATTTAAGTATTCTCTCGTCCTTTGGGGGTTATCGGTGACTTTTGATGGTCGTACTTATATCGACCTGGTACCTAGTAAGATGTCTACGGAAGATATTCCTGTAATCATCAGTGGTGAAACACAGTTTCAAAAGAGCGATCAATTGGTATCTAGTTTGTCCATTTCATCGCATCAAAAATATAGCAATAGAGTTGAATTTGCTCTCTATGCTGATAAGGAAGGGCGAATGCTTGCGATTATCAAGGACATCTTGCCGCTGCTATTGTTATCAGGCTGTTGCTTGTTGGCGGTGGTAGCCATTTATTTCTTGACCTTTAATAATTGGGTCAAACAAAAGAAAATGAATGAGATGACTACCGATTTTCTTAATAATATTACACATGAATTCAATACGCCTTTAGCGACTATACAAGTAGCAAGTAAAAATGTAAGAAGGGATATAGCCATCACTGGAAAGGATACAATCCATATCAATTTGGACATTATTGACAGGCAAACGGGTCGATTGGATAAATTAATCAACCAAGCCATCAATGTGAGTAAATTTAGCCCATATCATGTAGAAAAAGATGTTTATAATCTACATGAATTACTTGAAGAGATTGCTACTGACCTGCAAATCAAGTATGGAACCGAGGCTAAGATGGCTTATCATAGAGAATCGGATGAAGGGCCTGTCAATTTTTTGACTAATAGGTTTATGTTTACTACGCTCATGAATAATTTAGTCGAAAACGGCGTTAAATACAATAGTGTCCAAGATAAGGAAATCAGTATTTGGACCACACGCGAAGAACATATCATCACCTTACATGTGAAAGACAATGGGGATGGTATGGATCGGGAGACCTACACACATATGTTTACCAAATTTTATAGAGGTAGGCAAGAACAACCTAAGAATGGGGTGGGGCTAGGGTTATACTATGTGCAGCAGTCTGCAGCCGAACATGGCTGGCGGATAGAAGTGGAGACTACTCCCAAAAGTGGAACCGAATTTATTCTCTATATACCAATTGTCCATATATGCTAG
- a CDS encoding heavy metal translocating P-type ATPase — protein sequence MSTKHKHTYSTADDGDCCGQTTRVYTDAGAKSLLKGAGGNGKHDHAGHSDDDGHDHSNVEGGMVKLFSPAILSFILLMSAIALDNWIAQDWFTGWLRTLWYIVAYIPVGFPVIKDALVSVGKGEVFSEFFLMGIATIGAFAIGEYPEGVAVMLFYAVGEVFQTLAVSRAKSNIKALLDQRPDEVTVLVDGQPRIIKAETAQIGTVIQLKPGEKLGLDGELLSEKASFNTAALTGESKPDSKAKGEAVLAGMINLNTVSLVRVTAAYTDSKLSKILELVQNATTQKAPTELFIRKFAKVYTPIVVFLAIGICLLPYFFVQDYSFSEWLYRALVFLVISCPCALVISIPLGYFGGIGAASRNGILFKGSNFLDALANIQHVVMDKTGTMTEGVFSVQDVNFKPEFDKEEILKMVNALESNSTHPVATAIHQHVGAVDNTLEMGNVEEIAGHGLRALVKGKELLVGNFKLLDRFQVKYDVDPASIVYTTIAVAYEGKFVGYITIADRIKADAKYTIEQLHKLQVKATMLSGDKSTVVRYVAEQLGIDQAYGDLLPEDKVNRLKEIKARNMTVAFVGDGVNDAPVVALSDVGIAMGGLGSDATIETADVVIQDDKPSKIPLAIQIGKQTKRVVWQNITLAFVVKGIVLILGAGGLATMWEAVFADVGVSLIAILNAIRIQKMKF from the coding sequence ATGAGCACAAAACATAAGCATACATATAGCACGGCCGATGATGGGGACTGCTGTGGACAAACGACAAGGGTATACACGGACGCTGGCGCTAAAAGCTTGCTAAAGGGGGCTGGTGGGAATGGTAAACATGACCATGCTGGGCATAGTGATGATGATGGACATGATCATTCAAACGTAGAAGGAGGAATGGTAAAGTTGTTTTCGCCTGCAATCCTTTCGTTTATACTCTTGATGTCGGCCATTGCGCTGGACAATTGGATTGCACAGGATTGGTTTACGGGATGGTTACGTACATTGTGGTATATTGTCGCATATATACCGGTAGGATTTCCAGTAATAAAAGATGCTCTTGTCAGCGTGGGTAAAGGCGAGGTATTCTCCGAGTTCTTCTTGATGGGGATTGCGACAATTGGTGCATTTGCCATTGGTGAATATCCTGAAGGCGTTGCGGTGATGCTGTTTTATGCGGTGGGCGAGGTTTTTCAAACTTTGGCGGTATCGAGGGCAAAAAGCAATATCAAAGCGTTGCTGGATCAACGACCGGATGAAGTAACGGTGTTGGTGGATGGCCAACCGCGTATAATTAAAGCCGAGACTGCGCAAATAGGGACTGTAATCCAGCTAAAGCCCGGGGAGAAACTTGGACTCGATGGTGAGCTGCTCTCTGAAAAGGCATCGTTCAATACCGCGGCGCTGACGGGAGAAAGTAAGCCTGATAGTAAAGCGAAAGGGGAAGCGGTATTGGCTGGGATGATTAATCTGAATACGGTAAGCTTAGTGCGTGTAACTGCAGCCTATACGGATAGTAAACTTAGTAAAATCCTCGAGTTGGTGCAAAATGCGACCACTCAAAAAGCACCTACTGAACTCTTTATCCGCAAGTTTGCAAAAGTATATACGCCAATTGTCGTGTTTTTGGCGATTGGAATATGTTTGTTGCCCTATTTTTTTGTGCAGGACTACAGTTTTAGCGAATGGTTATATCGGGCATTGGTATTTTTGGTGATTTCTTGTCCGTGTGCTTTGGTGATATCTATCCCGCTAGGGTATTTTGGAGGAATAGGAGCCGCAAGTCGAAATGGAATTTTATTTAAAGGCAGTAATTTCTTGGACGCACTGGCTAACATCCAGCATGTGGTCATGGACAAAACTGGTACGATGACCGAAGGAGTGTTCAGCGTACAGGATGTCAACTTCAAGCCTGAATTTGATAAAGAGGAGATCTTGAAGATGGTCAATGCTTTGGAAAGCAACAGCACGCACCCGGTAGCAACTGCCATTCATCAACATGTTGGTGCCGTGGACAATACACTGGAGATGGGCAATGTCGAGGAAATAGCAGGACACGGACTGCGCGCACTGGTAAAGGGTAAGGAATTGTTAGTGGGAAATTTCAAGTTGTTGGATAGATTTCAAGTGAAGTATGATGTGGATCCGGCATCTATCGTCTACACGACGATTGCTGTAGCGTATGAGGGCAAGTTTGTGGGGTATATTACGATAGCAGATCGTATCAAAGCGGATGCGAAGTATACCATAGAGCAGTTGCACAAACTTCAAGTAAAGGCTACAATGCTGAGTGGCGACAAAAGTACGGTGGTAAGGTATGTTGCCGAACAATTGGGGATAGATCAGGCTTATGGCGACTTACTACCCGAAGATAAGGTCAACAGGCTGAAAGAGATAAAAGCCCGAAATATGACAGTAGCCTTTGTAGGTGATGGTGTGAACGATGCACCTGTGGTGGCTCTGAGTGATGTTGGTATTGCAATGGGTGGGTTGGGAAGTGATGCGACGATTGAAACCGCAGACGTGGTGATACAGGATGACAAACCGTCTAAAATCCCCCTCGCAATTCAAATTGGTAAACAGACCAAACGTGTGGTCTGGCAAAATATCACCTTGGCATTTGTCGTGAAAGGTATTGTATTGATATTGGGTGCCGGTGGTCTAGCTACCATGTGGGAAGCGGTGTTTGCAGATGTTGGCGTGTCCCTGATTGCTATTTTGAATGCAATTAGAATCCAGAAAATGAAATTTTAA
- a CDS encoding Fur family transcriptional regulator, which yields MNDEIENKLREKNTKPTSMRILVYDFLASQDVARSLSEIENHFYPADRITIYRTLKTFEEKGIVHSIQENSTSKYRLCSDDCNEDTHKDWHLHFYCRICKQTTCRTDINFQAPSQATLRIDEVRLFAKGICENCLDETMQ from the coding sequence ATGAACGACGAAATAGAGAATAAGTTGCGAGAGAAGAATACGAAGCCGACCAGTATGCGGATATTGGTATATGATTTTTTGGCTTCTCAGGATGTTGCTCGGTCACTATCCGAAATCGAAAATCATTTCTATCCGGCAGATCGGATTACGATATACCGTACACTCAAGACTTTTGAGGAAAAAGGAATCGTGCATAGTATACAAGAGAATAGTACCAGTAAGTATCGGCTATGTAGTGATGATTGTAATGAAGATACACATAAAGATTGGCATTTGCATTTCTACTGCAGGATTTGCAAGCAGACGACCTGTCGAACGGATATTAATTTCCAGGCACCTTCTCAAGCAACTTTGCGTATCGATGAAGTGCGGCTATTTGCGAAGGGCATATGTGAAAATTGTTTAGATGAAACTATGCAATAG
- a CDS encoding PDZ domain-containing protein, protein MIHTLTYIPKVLVLFIIGVMWEGGAVSAQTTVAKRIYVAKSGKDSNPGTEERPYASPYAAVQEIANLKKKGHTGAIEVLIKEGLYYIDKPLLIGPESSGTATAPVTIKAMEGQRVTWSGATPLQLKWEEVGNGIWKSQVPKRMSFQHIYTDGEPMIRARYPNYDPTVLPFNGYAVDAIAPERVKRWKAPKGAYVHALHIGRWGGFHYRVVGKNENGEVQLEGGEQNNRPSKMHETYRYVENVFEELDAVNEWYLDEEDGILYYYPKMGVNPNDLKLEVPMQENILTIKGSRSRPVHDVRIQGISFVHTAPTFMKTAEPLLRSDWAIYRQGAVLIEGAERCTVIGSDFTDLGGNAVFVSNYNREVVISNNLVERIGAGAINFVGNPDAVRSPAFRYEEFVPIAEMDTVPGPRGDDYPKDCEVSDNLIRRIGLIEKQVAGVQIAMASTIRVLHNTIYEVPRAGINVGDGTWGGHDIGYNDVFHTVLETSDHGAFNSWGRDRFWHPDRSEMDRLTAQHPNWVTLDAVKTTLIHDNRFQCDHGWDIDLDDGSSNYLIYNNLCLSGGLKLREGFYRTVYNNVMVNNGFHPHVWFRNSHDVFRNNVVMQAHQDIQIKYWGDTVDYNYYTHAEALALDQAKGIEEHGQVIDPEFQDAERGDFRLVGNRVLGFQNFDMLNFGVKSPRLKKMADRPEIPHLLMSKSANKSEVYEWKGGTFKSIETLGEQSAAGLPAIAGVLVIKVGEGGISFNGRLRPGDVIVACQGELVNTVADFQRIVKRDNYAEHIGLTIYRNQTKHVLRIKQ, encoded by the coding sequence ATGATTCATACATTAACGTATATCCCCAAAGTATTGGTGCTGTTCATCATAGGAGTAATGTGGGAAGGGGGAGCTGTATCAGCCCAAACTACAGTGGCCAAGAGAATCTATGTTGCCAAGTCTGGTAAGGATAGTAATCCCGGAACAGAAGAACGACCCTATGCTTCGCCCTATGCGGCTGTACAAGAGATAGCCAACTTGAAGAAAAAAGGCCATACCGGCGCTATAGAAGTACTTATTAAGGAGGGCTTGTATTATATAGACAAGCCCCTCCTGATTGGTCCTGAATCCTCTGGTACAGCAACTGCTCCTGTTACCATCAAAGCTATGGAAGGACAACGCGTCACCTGGAGTGGGGCGACGCCGTTGCAGCTCAAGTGGGAGGAAGTAGGAAATGGTATCTGGAAAAGCCAAGTGCCAAAGCGGATGAGCTTTCAGCATATCTACACGGATGGAGAGCCTATGATACGGGCGCGATACCCCAATTATGATCCTACTGTATTGCCTTTTAATGGATATGCCGTAGATGCAATAGCTCCAGAACGTGTAAAGAGATGGAAAGCTCCAAAAGGAGCATATGTACATGCCTTGCATATTGGTCGATGGGGTGGGTTCCACTATCGGGTGGTCGGTAAGAACGAGAACGGGGAGGTGCAATTAGAAGGAGGCGAACAGAATAATAGGCCGAGTAAAATGCACGAGACCTATCGGTACGTAGAGAACGTGTTCGAAGAGCTGGACGCAGTGAATGAATGGTATCTGGATGAGGAGGATGGCATACTGTATTACTATCCGAAAATGGGGGTGAATCCCAACGATCTAAAATTGGAAGTGCCCATGCAGGAGAATATCTTGACCATCAAGGGTAGCAGGAGCCGACCAGTGCACGATGTGCGCATACAAGGAATTAGCTTCGTGCATACTGCACCTACATTTATGAAGACTGCCGAGCCATTGCTAAGAAGTGATTGGGCTATCTATCGGCAAGGGGCAGTCTTGATCGAAGGAGCTGAGCGTTGCACGGTGATTGGATCGGACTTTACAGATTTAGGCGGCAATGCCGTGTTCGTAAGCAACTACAATCGAGAGGTCGTGATATCAAACAATCTGGTGGAACGCATAGGTGCGGGGGCGATTAATTTTGTCGGCAATCCGGATGCGGTAAGATCTCCGGCATTTCGGTATGAAGAGTTCGTTCCAATTGCGGAAATGGATACAGTGCCTGGCCCTAGGGGAGATGATTACCCAAAAGACTGTGAAGTGAGCGACAATCTGATACGTAGAATAGGATTGATCGAAAAGCAGGTGGCAGGGGTACAGATTGCTATGGCCTCGACCATTCGAGTGCTTCACAATACCATCTATGAAGTACCGCGTGCAGGAATCAATGTGGGTGACGGGACATGGGGAGGCCATGATATCGGATATAATGATGTATTCCATACGGTACTAGAAACCAGTGATCACGGTGCGTTCAATTCGTGGGGGCGGGATAGGTTTTGGCATCCCGACCGATCGGAGATGGATCGTCTGACTGCCCAACATCCGAATTGGGTTACTTTAGATGCTGTCAAAACGACTTTGATTCACGACAATCGATTCCAATGTGATCACGGCTGGGACATCGACTTGGATGATGGTTCAAGTAACTACCTGATATATAATAATCTGTGCCTCAGTGGCGGACTCAAACTGAGAGAAGGATTTTATAGGACTGTGTACAACAATGTGATGGTCAATAATGGATTTCATCCACATGTTTGGTTTAGGAATAGCCATGATGTATTTCGAAACAATGTGGTGATGCAGGCCCATCAGGATATTCAGATCAAATACTGGGGAGATACGGTCGATTATAACTACTATACTCATGCCGAAGCATTGGCATTAGACCAAGCAAAAGGAATAGAGGAGCATGGACAGGTAATCGACCCTGAATTTCAGGATGCAGAGAGGGGGGACTTTAGGTTGGTAGGTAATCGTGTACTTGGATTCCAAAATTTTGATATGTTGAATTTCGGAGTGAAAAGTCCTCGATTAAAGAAAATGGCAGATCGACCAGAGATACCTCACTTGCTGATGTCCAAATCGGCAAATAAGAGCGAAGTCTACGAATGGAAAGGAGGGACATTTAAATCAATCGAGACCTTGGGCGAACAGTCGGCCGCGGGATTACCTGCTATAGCGGGCGTATTAGTGATAAAAGTAGGTGAGGGGGGCATCTCATTTAATGGAAGATTGCGACCTGGCGATGTCATCGTAGCGTGCCAAGGGGAGCTGGTGAATACAGTAGCTGATTTTCAAAGAATCGTCAAACGGGATAATTATGCAGAGCATATAGGATTGACTATCTACCGAAACCAGACGAAGCACGTATTGCGAATCAAGCAGTAA